The region CTTAAGTTCTTTAGTCCGCTTAAAACTGGTATAACTTTGTTTAGGTCTACTGAATTAATTTGCAAATCCATCTTGAACAAACGTACTGTAGCTGGAACAAAGGTCCAACTGAACGGTTTGTTCCTATTTTAAAGGAACTAATTGAAAATCAGTCAAACTCACCATAATAAAGTAACTTCCGGTGGAAAagtgaatttcaaaataaacttcccACCAGATTGAAACAACGACGAAAAGTCTTTTATAATGTCGATTCGTGAGAGTTTCTGCTTAAAACCCTGAAAAGTGACAGTTTTATTCGAACAAACAGGTACTTCTGCAAATTCAACTTCCGCTTAAAAGAACTACTAGTTGAAAAACTATGAAAcccaccaaaataaaataccttCCGGTAGGAAgggaatttcaaaataaacttcccaccagatggaaagagtacttgaAACTCTTTTTAAAGACGATTTGTGAGCGTTTCCAGTTTAAAACTGTGAAACGCGAACGTTTTATTCCAACAAACTAAAACTCCTGCAACTTCAACTTCCGCTTAATTTACGCCTGGAACGTTTTctgtcaataaaaacacaacaatgtcGTAAAAACGTGAACGAACCCAAACGAATCACAGACATCTTTAAACTGAGTTTAAACGATCGGAACCTTTACAGGACGTCCTGCCTGTGACGTCACGTCTAAATTTAACCACAAAAACAACGACAGCTGCCAGAAAGATGCCTTCAAATAGTCCACAAAAGGTTTAAACCGGGAACATCAAGAGTCCGCGGTGGGTTAATGTGGATGTTCGGAATAGAAACAGGAACAATCcgttaaaataaatgttgatcTAACAGAAGAggtggttggaaaaaaaaagaggaaacggGTGAGGGGCTAAGTTAGCTTGATGTTGACGTTCGTCAGCGCGTAAAAAAATCGTCTTTTAATGCTTGGAAATGTAAATTCAATGTAAATTTAACACTTTGTGCATGtataaagtttaaaaacatgttattacATCGCTTAAAGTTCAGCTCTGGTGAACGGAACCAGCGAGCTCTTCCTCACCTCGGGGCTTTTAGTCTGAAGGGCCCCGCTAACTTCCCGCCCTGTGGACCCGAGCTGCAGTCCGGTTCTTGAGTTTGTGGTGCCGGTTAACTTCTTCCAGGACTCACCTGACTCTATCTGCTTGAGGACCCGCTCCAGAAGCCCCGCCGGTCCCAGcgccccaaccaccaccagcaggGAGTAGTCCGCCGCCGTCTGCCGGGAGGAACGGGCCGGAGAAGAACCAGGACCGCCGCCcaactctgctgctgctgccgccgccaTCATCACGGTTTGGACGGTCCAGTAGTGACGTCACCCGATACAGCTATAAGTTACGCCCCAATGTGGTCAAATGAGCCGGGACGAATTAAGTGACACATgatacagccaatcagagaggaggaccAAAAGCGAGGAAAGAGCATAGCCAATAGGAAGGAAAGGGGCGTTCACTGTCGCTTAGGAGAAATCTAAATCGTTGGGGATTTATGATCTCAGTAGTTTCACGATCAGAAAGTTGTTATTTAGGAGAAAGCGGAAGTTTAAGTTTTACTGAAATTTTTTTAGCCGTGGAATGACTTGAAATTCTACGAGAACGTGTAAAGCAGCACGAAATAAACTAATATAGTTGAAAACATTCAACATACGCCTGATTATTTACAGTTTAGTGTGAAAGAGTGTTAGAAATCTAAAGGTACTCTGATCTAAAGATAATAAATATATCATTATTGAAGATATTTTCAAGATCAGAGGAATCAATACTTTCACTGATTCCGATGGAAATTTCTGTAAAactagcagaggatggtttcgatccatcgacctctgggttatgggcccagcacgcttccgctgcgccactctgctgcACACTCAAACTTGCGTTCACATAGAGTACTGAACATCTAGAAAGCAATTTTATTATCAAATGAATTCAGTCCATAATGGATCTGGGGATACTGTATGTTCGAAAtgtgcaaataaaacaaaaaggtgCATCATAAAACAGAGAATAAATATTagagaacccaaaagcatgaGCCGAGAGAGGCTTGAAGACTTCTGTAGATTCCTACAGTTTGGTAAACGCCTGAATGCATCACATTGCGTCACCAGCTTCCCTGTCCTCCAACATGGCGACCCCCTTGCCCGGCAGATGTGGCTTCTTcgtagagaaaaagaaacgtttCTGTAAAATGATCGTTGGTAAAGGGAAGGTGTTCTGTGGAGAACACGCGACGATGGTGAGTTCACGGACACGTGGTGAGTTCACGGACACGTGGTGAGTTCAGGGACACAGACAGCACGATTACAAGTGTACAGCTGACTGCAGTCCGCTCCTCAGACAGAAGTCGTGATTTAAACTTAATTAGTTTTCAATTCAGAGACACAAACTAATctttctaataataataataataataataatgtcagaATATCCatgatattttattcatgtcaaGTCTGGACAGACTTTATTTCCCATGACGTCACCGTGACGACATCGTCCTGTGTTCCAGTTGGTACTTGGATATCTATGTTCATCCAATCACGTGTCTTGAAACCAAGTCCTAGTTTTTCTGTTGCCAATAGAGTTGAAAATTCAGATTCTTTAACAGATTGACACGCCCACACTGACCAAACAGGAAGCAACCATATTTGGTGAATTTGTGTCAcagtttaaatctttaaatttcAGGAGGAGGGAAGCAGCAGAAGGATCGTATGTCCTCTTGACCCCAAACAGTGAGTCATTAGTAATCAATGAGGTTATTGATCGGCTGTGTGACTGGGAGATACGGAGAGCTGATGATGTTGTGTTTCAGCACCGTGAGTGAAGACAAGCTGcacaaacacctgaagaagTGTAACTCCAGACAGAAACCCCACCCTGTGAGGAAAACTGCCACAGTCATATCAGTCAGTGGCTGGCGGTGACGGCCTGTAGTCTGACAAACTGTTTGACCTCCTGCAGGTTTATTACGTGGAGAACATCAACTCGGGGTCAGCAGACGGACCCGAGAGTCTTCAGCAGGTAACGTCTGAATGATAAACTGGGTCATGCTAACAGTTTGAGCTGAGTCATGCTAACAGTTTGAGCTGAGTCATGCTAACAGTTTGAGCTGAGTCTTGCTAACAGACGGCTGTCCGTGTGCCAGGTGAGTCTGTCTGAACGCAGCAGGTCTCAGCTGCAGTCGCTCCTGGACAAACTGAAGTCTGCAGCCGAAGGTGAGTTCATCGATTatcaccaggtgtgtgtgtgtgtgtgtcacctgttgattccatgttgttgttgttgttgttgttgttgtaggaCTGCAGTGTGACGTTGAAGACAGTGTTCTGTCTCACCCTGTTCTTCAGGAGGAACTCAACGACCCAAAGAATGGAGACTCCGCCCACAAACACCTGAAGCAGCAGGTAGTTAAAAATAGATCACATTTGACTGGACATACATCCCTACACCTGACCACACCTGACCACACCTGACCACACCTGACCACACCTGACCACACCTGACTACACCTGACCACACCTGACCACACCTGACCACACCTGACTACACCTGACTACACCTGACTACATCCAACAATACCTGACCTTACCTGTACACCCTAAACAGGTGTACAGGTAAGGGGTCAGAGGGGACACACCTTCACTAGCCACGCCCCTGAGTAGGTGGGCTCTTCAGTGTTTTTCCTCTCTCACTTGTCAGGTGTGTCTAGTCTTCTATCTTAGGTCACCTGGAGGCACTGGGCCTGCTGGCAAGAGGCCGCTGCTTCCTGGAGTTCGGGGCAGGTCGGGGGAAGCTGTCCCACTGGATCCATGAAGCCCTGAAGACCCCCGACCACCTGAAGACCCCCGAACACCTGAAGACCCTTGATGACCTGCAGCTGCTACTGGTGGAGCGCTGCACCACCCGCTTCAAGGCAGGGAAACACCGGAACACCTCATAGACCACCGAGATACCAAGTCCTCAAGTCCACATGATCAATACTGTCCAAGAACTCCCAACCGATCAtggaccatctggtctttagatCAGATGGTCCATGAGGGCGGAGCCTTTGAATGGTTGTCTGATCTGTTCTGGTCTAGGTGGACGGGAAACATCAGGACGCCGGCGTTCAGTTCGAGAGGCTGCAGGTCGACATTCAACACCTGGACTTGAGTAAGAATCCAAGAGAGGTCGACGTCTAGCCCAGGGGGTTCAGGTCTTCTGACGCGAGTCTGTGGTTCTTCCAGGTAAAGTCCCTCTGCTCACTCAGAAGAAACTCCCCCTGGTTGGAGTTGGGAAACACCTTTGTGGAGCAGCGACAGGTAGGTCTGGTTCTAGACCAGGTTCTAAGGACGACCTGTTCTTCAGCAGCAAGTTGAAGACTATAGACTCTGATTCTGACCCCAGATCTGGCTCTGCGCTGTTTGTTGGAAACACCGCGACTCAGAGAGGGGACTGAACCGCCTCCAAAACGCCTCAAGCCCTCAGGACCGTCAGATCTAGAATCAGCTGATGATACGGGCTCCAGTCCTGGTCCGGTATTGGGCCTGGCGGTGGCGCTGTGCTGCCACCATCGGTGCGAGTGGCGTCATTATGTCGGCCAGCAGTTCTTCCTGCAGCGAGGTCTCAACGCTGAAGATTTCTCGGCTTTCTGTCGGATGTCCAGCTGGGCCACGTGTGGACTCCGaacaaagcagcaccacctGTCTCAGgatccgaccaatcagagggaagacgaggaggagcaCGAACCAGTAGAGGAGACGGATGTTGTGAACGGGTAAGATATAAACCTTTGTGTTAAATGTTGAGTCCTGACGGCCAAGAACCAAAAGCACCGGACAGGGAAGAACCTGGGCAGAAGAATCTGATGtctcctcaggtttctgtctCCAGACGAACGCCAGCGAGTCGGTCGTCTCTGTAAACGTCTGATCGACGGCGGCAGACTTCACTTCCTGAAGACCAGGGGGTTCGCCGGTAAACTGAGTCGTTACGTCGGCAGTCAGGTGACCCTGGAGAACGTCTTACTGAGCGCCGTCCCCTCGCCCTCGTCCACATGAGacgtcaaaacatttttttcctttcaaagaaagttttttaaaaatttatactGAATTATTTTCTGTCGATTTTATTTCAAACCACACGATAAACGAAACAACACAAACGTTCGAACCGTTGGTGTTCGTCTTCTGTTCGCCGTCACCTTccaaaatcagaaaataaagcTGTGAATGTACGAAAGTGTTGAGGCTTCGTCGTCTCCTCTGATGTTAACAGCTGTGGCTAACAAGAAGTAGTGAAGAACAAGTCACCATTCAGCCAGAAAACaatcttattttatattttgactTCCGCCAATGATGCTAACGGTTGATACTAATGGTGGTTGTAGCAgttgatgctaacagctgatgCTAACGGTTGACGCAGTGCATGTTGAGCACAGCGTACGCCCTCTTTCTGGCCTCCTGGATGTAGAGGTGCATGAACTCTCGACCAAACATTTctctctcatcttcatcctcttctgcctcctcatcctccgtCTTTGGCTCCTTGAACGGCAGCGTCACGTCCAGAGTCAGGGGGTTGTCCCGGAAATTCACAAACCTGctccaacagaaacacaaagatctGATTGGTCCCAGAAACAACTGCATAAGGAAATACAAGAAACGTTAACAGACCTCATGGACCCTCTGACCTGATTGACCCTTGACCTGGTGGACCCCCTGTCCCGGTGGACTCACCTGAGGTTAGACATGTCCTCCATGAGGGGGGGGATGTCCGTCAGTCTGTTGCCGCTGAGCACCAGCGTGTCCAGACTGGCCATCCTGCTGATGTTCTCCGGGAGTTCCTCCAGCTCGTTCCTCTGCAGCCACAGCGTGTGCAGCTTCTCCATCCTGAAGACAAACGTCGTTTCCGCTGTTTTCATTGGCTGGTTTTCAAGGGGCGGTGTCCACAGATTTTGTTCCGTACCTGTGTATGTCCCGGGGTAAACACCTGAGGCAGTTCCCTCCCATGTCGAGCCACTCCAGCACCGGCAGTCCGACCACGCAGTCCGGCATGAAGGTGAAGGCGTTCATGGACAGATCCAGGTGCTGCAGCTTCGTCAGGTTCCTCAGCTGATGCAGACAAGACAGGACCTCGGATCAGAACTGGGTTCAGGTTCTGAATACAGTCTCAGGGTATCAAGAATGTCCGGCGTTCAGGGGTCCATCCTGGTCTGGTTCAAGCATCAGTTGGGATCTGGTTTGCGTCTTTAGATCCAGTGGGGGTCCTACCTGAGGTCGTGGTTTGTACCTGGTCTGGTAGCTGGTTCAGGTCCCGGTTCATGGCCAGTTCCAGTCTTTCCAGGTTCTCACAGCCGCTCAGTTCTTCAGGAACAGACTGGACTCTATTGTAGCTCAGCAGGAGCTCTCTGAGCCGGGTCAGCTTCCctgagaaccagaaccaggacatCAGAACTCAACgtggtgcaggacatgaaaCGTGAACCTGAAACTGAGTCGAGGTTCTCACCGATCTGCTTGGGGACCTCTGTGACGCTGTTGCGGGACAGATCGAGGACCAAAAGGTTCTGGAAGTTGGAGATGAAGTGAGGGATCTTCTGGAGCCCGGTCCGGTGGATCTGCCACTCCTGGACCTGACTGAACTGAACCAGACCGCCTGGCAGCGACTGGTGGAGTTAAAGATGAATCAGTGAACCCGGCGTCCGGGTCAGGTGAGTCCCCCTCCACGGCAGACGTTACCTTCCACTCCTCCTGTTCTATTCGCAGGATGAGGCGTCCGTCTTCGGTCTGCAGCTTTTGTTTCAGGCGAGCCAGAACCGCCCGGTCTTCCCAAAGGCCAACGCTCAGTCTGAAGCAGGAAAATGGGGCGTTACCTTGGAAACGGGCCAGGACTCCaagagacccccccacccccccaaagaTCTTGATTTGAACAAATAAATCAGTACAGAACAGGGAAGGTTTATCTTAGAGCTGGTTTCAagtcttcatgctaagctaagctaagctagcatAGCTATCCTGACTTCAGCGCTGCTCTGAGatccattttcaaaaataattacaaactCAACGCCTCGGTGACATCATCGCGCTGAtgtcacacacaacacacaccgcAACCAATTGCATCAGCTGTCAGCCAAGCGGGTGGAGTCTGACCTCCCTGTGGCTCCGCCCTTCGtcgtcctcttcttcttctcctcttcctcccgttGGACCGTCTGAATCCTGGTCTCCCACAGGGCTTTGATGGCGCTCACTGAGCTGCACGCCACCACACCCACCATGACGACCACTTCCAGTCAgctgtgtgatgtcacagcgcACGGGCGGACGGCTaggatgacctctgacctcgaACCTGGAGCCACGCCTTCCGTCCTACCATCCTGTCGCATCCATcgcaaaagaaaagaataatcCTTGAGATTCAAATTTCATAAAATAACTTCCATTGAGGCGCGGTATCCTAGTacagctctctgattggtcgatcctGCTGTCCTCCACCTGTACTTCCTGTTAGTACTACTGCAGTAGTACTCAGACGTACTGCAGTAAATCGTTTCTCACCTTGATGCGACGCGGCAGCGGTCCTCCATGCTGCTGAAACCTGACCTCAGATCCGAGGGTTAATTTTAGCCCCCGGGGTCACGTGACCCGGCCCTCACAAtgctcagtcacatgactattTAAAGAACATCAGGCATGTGAGTTATGTTGAGTCTGATCAGGAGCAGCAGATCGTTATAAATAAGATGGAAAATTTTCGGAATGTTGAGGGAAAACATCCAAAAGTCCGTCTCCTCCTGAACGTCCTCAAAGGACCACTGAGATGTTTTTAGGGTTTCTGGGtaatttttttcccttgttTGGTGTCAAGTCTTTTCaagtgaaaacaggaagtcgtCTGGAGGTTTTGTACTACAACTTTATTCACCAGGATGCAAGGAGTTCGTTTGTTCCCACCCCCACATTTAATCTGTcgctaaaaacacaaacaaagcaggaaatagtgttcaaataaacaaacaaacgtgagacaaacaaacactcatgtAACATCTAGCCAACACCGCGTGTTCTTCACACGGCAGGAGAAgcaaaggggggtggggggggggcagaatcCGGATCAGCTGATCGACGTTATGAAGACCCGGTCCTGGATCTGGGAAACAGACGTCACCAAAAGATCCAAAGAGGAACCGGAGGAGGATCCATCAGACCCGGATCCTGATCTGAATCAagatcctgatccagatctGAATCCCTTCTGATCCAGGGGGTGGGGCCATGACAACGTGACCTCTGTCCCATCTCCTGACAGTATATATCCAGAATGTTCCCAGCACACCACACATGGACACATGGGGGGCAGGGGTGGAGTTaaagggggaggagtcagagtTGGAGACTCTCACCTGGGTCAGGTATATCAGGTCCAACAGCTGTTTGAACTTCTCAAACATCTCAGAGCATAAGGCTTggaagacaccccccccactgATCACCTGACTGCCCacatttcttaaaaaaaaaaaaaaaaaagcagctagCATCAGTTAGCCGCTAACCCAAGAACACGTCTTCAATTCTGGAGACGCCGTTTCctccatcatcattattataattaactCTCTGGTATGTTTGACTTTTAGTTTTAGCACTAATATGATTTCAGTTACTTCTCTGACTACAAACCaggacccccccaaccccagtACCCCcccaacagacacacatcagcTTTTAGATTATTGGAGTGGATCAGCGCCAACCAGTAAGAAGAAACGTTCTAGAAGAGAAATCAGTTCACCCAAAGACGGAAACCAGAGGCCAGCCTGAACCCTCTCCCCTCCGCTGTGTGCTACTGGTCGTCATGGAAACAACATGATTGACAGGCTGACTCCTTGCCCCTCCCATCGGTGTCTTCTTGTTCCAAGgcggagagaaaaaaaacagcatcagccgaaggcggaggaggaagagaggagcgCCCGTCCGTTAGCGTGGCGCCCCTGTCCTCCCAGAGGCTGATGGGAAATCTTTGTCCCTCACTGTTTATTTGAGGTCCAGCACCATGAGGGCCGGGTTCTCCAGATATTCCTTCCACAGGTTGGAGAAGCGACACATGGTGGCGCCGTCGATGACGCGGTGGTCGGCCGACCAGCTGACGTTCATGACGTGAGCGCGAACCACCTGACCGGCGGCGTCGAACCGAGGGAGGACCTgacggaacacacacacccacttcATTCATAACCGCAGCTTTCACCTCGCGTGtcgtcgaccaatcagagatgTCTGAAACCCACCTGGATTTTTCCCAGAGCTCCGATGgcgacttcaggaggaagaatGACCGGCTTGGCGTACGTCCCTCCGATCTGCAGACCAACAGCAAACAGACCAAACAGGTTCGGTGTTACCATGGCGATACATCAGTTTCCAAGTGACCCCAAGCTAACCTCGGTAGCTGCCTCGCCGCTGTGCGCGACTCACCGATCCGATGTTGGACAGGGTGAAGGTTCCTCCGGTCAGGTCGGCGGTTCCCAGCTGCCCCGCGGCGCCGAGCGCCTGCAGGCGGTTCAGCTCGCGCGCGACCTCCAACACGCTGAGCAGCTGCACGTTCTTCACGTTGGGAACCAGGAGGCCCTGACTGGTGTCCATCGCCAGGCCGACGTTGTGAGACGCCTGCGGAGCGGAGAGACGGgatgcctcggtcacatgactacctaacacagaatacattactgctaaacTGACAcccccaagctagcagaaccaacaagaaactaACGCCGGCGTGACGTTACCAGGACGCCGTTAATAAAGTTTATACAAACTGGGATTCGCGTTCATTATTATGTTGTTCTGCTATCGATTTTGTTTCGTTGGATCGATCCACCTCAAATCGATCCGTGGAGGGAGGATCTGCTGATTCGGAACACGCCGGCGTCCTCTCACCTTGTACGTGATGTTCTGGCAGCCGTCGTCCACCGAGGCGTTCAGGACGGGGAAGTGCAGGAGGCTGAGGGAGGCGgcctggaccaatcagagcacagcGTCAACGCTAAACCATCTACTCCATcaggggggagtggggggggggcggacgGACGTGAAACGACCGGCTCACACCTTGAT is a window of Antennarius striatus isolate MH-2024 chromosome 7, ASM4005453v1, whole genome shotgun sequence DNA encoding:
- the trmt13 gene encoding tRNA:m(4)X modification enzyme TRM13 homolog isoform X1, which gives rise to MHHIASPASLSSNMATPLPGRCGFFVEKKKRFCKMIVGKGKVFCGEHATMEEGSSRRIVCPLDPKHTVSEDKLHKHLKKCNSRQKPHPVYYVENINSGSADGPESLQQVSLSERSRSQLQSLLDKLKSAAEGLQCDVEDSVLSHPVLQEELNDPKNGDSAHKHLKQQSSILGHLEALGLLARGRCFLEFGAGRGKLSHWIHEALKTPDHLKTPEHLKTLDDLQLLLVERCTTRFKVDGKHQDAGVQFERLQVDIQHLDLSKVPLLTQKKLPLVGVGKHLCGAATDLALRCLLETPRLREGTEPPPKRLKPSGPSDLESADDTGSSPGPVLGLAVALCCHHRCEWRHYVGQQFFLQRGLNAEDFSAFCRMSSWATCGLRTKQHHLSQDPTNQREDEEEHEPVEETDVVNGFLSPDERQRVGRLCKRLIDGGRLHFLKTRGFAGKLSRYVGSQVTLENVLLSAVPSPSST
- the trmt13 gene encoding tRNA:m(4)X modification enzyme TRM13 homolog isoform X2 — its product is MHHIASPASLSSNMATPLPGRCGFFVEKKKRFCKMIVGKGKVFCGEHATMEEGSSRRIVCPLDPKHTVSEDKLHKHLKKCNSRQKPHPVYYVENINSGSADGPESLQQVSLSERSRSQLQSLLDKLKSAAEGEFIDYHQEELNDPKNGDSAHKHLKQQSSILGHLEALGLLARGRCFLEFGAGRGKLSHWIHEALKTPDHLKTPEHLKTLDDLQLLLVERCTTRFKVDGKHQDAGVQFERLQVDIQHLDLSKVPLLTQKKLPLVGVGKHLCGAATDLALRCLLETPRLREGTEPPPKRLKPSGPSDLESADDTGSSPGPVLGLAVALCCHHRCEWRHYVGQQFFLQRGLNAEDFSAFCRMSSWATCGLRTKQHHLSQDPTNQREDEEEHEPVEETDVVNGFLSPDERQRVGRLCKRLIDGGRLHFLKTRGFAGKLSRYVGSQVTLENVLLSAVPSPSST
- the trmt13 gene encoding tRNA:m(4)X modification enzyme TRM13 homolog isoform X3, with protein sequence MHHIASPASLSSNMATPLPGRCGFFVEKKKRFCKMIVGKGKVFCGEHATMEEGSSRRIVCPLDPKHTVSEDKLHKHLKKCNSRQKPHPVYYVENINSGSADGPESLQQEELNDPKNGDSAHKHLKQQSSILGHLEALGLLARGRCFLEFGAGRGKLSHWIHEALKTPDHLKTPEHLKTLDDLQLLLVERCTTRFKVDGKHQDAGVQFERLQVDIQHLDLSKVPLLTQKKLPLVGVGKHLCGAATDLALRCLLETPRLREGTEPPPKRLKPSGPSDLESADDTGSSPGPVLGLAVALCCHHRCEWRHYVGQQFFLQRGLNAEDFSAFCRMSSWATCGLRTKQHHLSQDPTNQREDEEEHEPVEETDVVNGFLSPDERQRVGRLCKRLIDGGRLHFLKTRGFAGKLSRYVGSQVTLENVLLSAVPSPSST
- the lrrc39 gene encoding leucine-rich repeat-containing protein 39 — its product is MVGVVACSSVSAIKALWETRIQTVQREEEEKKKRTTKGGATGRLSVGLWEDRAVLARLKQKLQTEDGRLILRIEQEEWKSLPGGLVQFSQVQEWQIHRTGLQKIPHFISNFQNLLVLDLSRNSVTEVPKQIGKLTRLRELLLSYNRVQSVPEELSGCENLERLELAMNRDLNQLPDQLRNLTKLQHLDLSMNAFTFMPDCVVGLPVLEWLDMGGNCLRCLPRDIHRMEKLHTLWLQRNELEELPENISRMASLDTLVLSGNRLTDIPPLMEDMSNLRFVNFRDNPLTLDVTLPFKEPKTEDEEAEEDEDEREMFGREFMHLYIQEARKRAYAVLNMHCVNR